CGGACTGGGTGCCGTCCGGGGTGTCGAGCAGCGCCACGTCCTGGAAACCCTCGGCGGTGAGCGCGTCCGCGACCCAGCGGGCGGCGCCCTCGCTCTCGCTCCGAGGGAACTGGTCGAAGTCCGCCACCGACTTGAACGCCACCAGTTCGGTGAGCTCCGCCTTCGCCCGGGGCATCAGCGAGGCGACGGTCTCGGCGACCGGATTCGACGACATGGGCACGCTCCTTGTAGGTGCGACGTTGTACGTATGGGTGGGGAGATCCTCCCACAGTGGCCTGCGGCGATGGCGGTCGTAGGATGCACAAGGCAGCAGCGGCAAGCGGCTTGATCGGAGCAGTAGACCATCGTGACCAGCGAGAACTCTTCGGCGGACGACGCCCGGCAGGTGTGGGACGTCGTCGTGGTGGGCGCGGGACCCGCGGGGGCCTCGGCCGCCTATGCGGCGGCCGTCGCCGGGCGGCGTGTGCTGTTGCTGGAGAAGGCGGAGCTGCCCCGTTACAAAACGTGCGGCGGCGGCATCATCGGTCCCTCGCGCGACTCCCTGCCACCGGGCTTCGAACTGCCCTTCAGGGACCGGGTGCACGCGGTGACGTTCTCGCACAACGGCCGCTTCACCCGCACCCGCCGCTCCAAGCAGATGCTGTTCGGGCTGATCAACCGGCCCGAGTTCGACCAGCAGCTCGTCGAGCACGCCCAGAAGGCGGGCGCCGAGCTGCGTACGGGCGCCACCGTCCAGCGCGTCGAGCAGCACGGCTCGGCGGTCCCGGACCGGCGCACGGTCGCCGTCGTCCTCCAGGGCGGCGAGACGCTGCTCGCCCATGCCGTGGTCGGTGCGGACGGCAGCGCCAGCCGCATAGGAGCACATGTCGGGGTGAAGCTCGACCAGGTCGACCTCGGCCTGGAGGCGGAGATCCCGGTGCCGGACACCGTCGCGGAGGACTGGCGCGGGCGGGTGCTCATCGACTGGGGGCCGATGCCGGGCAGTTACGGCTGGGTGTTCCCCAAGGGCGACACCCTCACGGTCGGGGTCATCTCCGCGCGCGGTGAAGGCGCCGCCACCAAGCGGTACTTGGAGGACTTCATCGCCCGGCTCGGCCTCGCCGGCTTCGAACCGAGCATCTCCTCCGGGCATTTGACCCGCTGCCGCGCCGACGACTCGCCCCTGTCGCGGGGGCGGGTGCTGGTGTGCGGGGACGCGGCCGGGCTCCTTGAGCCGTGGACCCGCGAGGGCATCTCGTTCGCGCTGCGTTCGGGGCGGCTCGCGGGGGAGTGGGCGGTGCGGATCGCCGAGGCGCACGACGCCGTGGACACCCGGCGCCAGGCCCTGAACTACGCCTTCGCGATCAAGGCCGGGCTGGGCGTGGAGATGAGCGTCGGCAGGCGTCTGCTGCTGGCGTTCGAGCGTCGTCCGGGGCTGTTCCACGCCGCGCTGACCGGGCTCCGGCCGGCCTGGCGGGCGTTCATGGAGATCACCCGCGGGTCGACTTCGCTGGGTGAGATGGTGCGGGGGCGTCCGATGGCGCAGCGGGCGCTGGCGGCGCTGGACCGGCGGATCGGTCTTGCTGCGCCGACGGCTGCTCCCGCCGACGGTGAGGCGGGCTCCTGACGTACGGGGCCTGTGGGTGAGGTGGGGCGCCGGCCGGTGAGGCGGGCGCTGTGGCGCCGACCAGTGAGGCGGCGTCCGCCGGGGACGGGTGGGGTCAGCGGTGACGTGGTTGGTGCCGACCGCTGAAGCGTCGTACCGGCGGTGAAGCGTCGTGCCAGCGGTGAAGCGGCACGTCGGCCTCTCGTGCGGGGCGTCAGACTCGGCGCGTGGCGGCGGCCGAGGGTGGCCGGGGTCGGTGGCGGAGCGTGGTTCTGGCCGACTGGGGGCGCTTGGCCGGTGGCTGGGTGTCGAACACGCTGGACACGGCAGCCGGGCCGGTGGGCGTCGTCGCCCGTCCTTTGCCTGTCCCCGGTTTGGTCGGCCTGTTGTAGTGCGGGGTGTCGGCCTGTGGTGCGTACGCGTCCGCCGTGGAGGGGGCGTCACCGGCGGAGCGTCGCGGCGGTCGTGGTGAGCGGTGTCAGCTCGTGATCGTGATCCGGAAGACCGGGTGGTCGGGGGCGATGCGGCGCATGTCGGCGTCGGGGGAGTCGGGGCCGACGCCGTCGAAGAAGACGCCGACCTCGGCCTTCCAGCGCTTGAGGTAGGCGCGCAGCAGCGGGACCTTGTCGTCGTCGGCGACCTCGACGGCGGTGAACACGTCGACGTTCTTGCCGAGGTGCAGCTCTCCGCCGCCGGCGGCGCGCATGTTGTGCGTCCACTGGACGTGACCGCGCGGGGCGAGGAGGTACTGCTGTCCGTCGACGGTCAGCAGGTTCACGGGGGTGGTCCGCCATTCGCCGCTCTTGCGGCCGCGGACGGCGAGGACCCGGGAGCCCCAGACGCTGAGGCCGCGGCGGGTCAGCCAGGCCACGAGGCGGTTGAAGACGTTGACGGTGAACCAGCCGGGCTTCTTGACGTGCGTGGACTCGGACATGAGGTCCCCCAGGGTTTTGTGGAGCACCGCTCTCTTTTGTGAGCGGTGCTCTCGCTTGGCCTTCAGTCTGCACCGGATCGGTGCTCCAAAGCAAGAGCAGTGCTCTCGATTTATATCGGTGCTCTCGTTTGTGTGCACTGCTCTCCTTTCATGGGACACTTGCACTCATGAGCCCCGCAGACGACAGCACCCCCCGCGGCGCCCGAGCGCGCGCCCGCATCGAAGTCACCGCGGCCATCAAGGACGAGGCGCGCAGACAACTCGCGGTCGACGGCGCCGCCAAGCTCTCGCTGCGGGCCGTGGCACGCGAGCTCGGCATGGTCTCCTCCGCGCTCTACCGCTACTTCCCCAGCCGCGACGACCTCCTCACCGCGCTCATCATCGACGCCTACAACTCCCTCGGCGAGAGCGCGGAAGCCGCACATCACAAGACCGCGGGCGCCGCGCCCGCTCAGCGCTGGGTCACGGTCTGCGAGGCGGTGCGCGGCTGGGCGCTCGGGAACCCACACGAGTACGCGCTGATCTACGGTTCCCCGGTGCCCGGATACAGCGCCCCCCAGGCGACCGTCCCGGCCGCCTCCCGCGTCGGGCTGCTCCTCATCGCCATCACCCGCGAGGCGTATCAGGGCCGCGGCCTCGCCAAGCCCCGGCTGCCCGCCGAACTGCGCCCCGAGGCCGAGCGCATGACCGCCGACCTCGCCCCCGACCTCCCCCCGGAGACGGTCACCGCACTCGTGGCGGCCTGGGCCCAGCTGTACGGACTGATCGGGTTCGAACTGTTCGGGCAGTTCAACCGGGTGGTCGAGGACCGGGCGACGTTCTTCCGCCACGCGGTGGGCGAACTCGCCCATGGAGTCGGGCTGGTGTACGCCGCCTAGGGGACGTGGACCGGGCGCGGCCGAATGAGGGCGGTGGGTCCTGGAGGGCGGGGCCGAGGCCGCCGTACCTCGTGGTGATGACCGTCGTACTTCGTGGTCTGACCGCCGTACCTCGTGGTCAGACCCCCGTACTTCCCCGGGAGTACCCGTGATGACCTCGCCCGGCTGACGCCCCGCGCGGGCGGTGGCGTCTAGCGTGGCGGGCATGGACGAGCAGCGCGTGCGCGGAGGCGGTCCGCCGCTGTGGTGGCGGCACGGGCCGCCGTGGTGGAACCGGTGGGGCGACGAGGGCGGCGCCTCCCGCTGGCCCTGGCCCTCCACCGTGCTGATCACGGCCTTCGTGCTCGGCGGGTCCCGTTTCGCGGCCCAGGAGCAGATGGGCGACCGGGCGCCGCTCGACACCTTCGCGCGCGTGCTGCTCGTCCTCGCGGCGGGGCTGCTGCTGTGGCGGCACCGGTACCCGGTGGTCGTCGTGTTCGGCACGGCCGCCGCCACGATGCTCTATCTCGGCGCCGGATATCCCTATGGTCCCGTCTTCGTGGCCGTCGCGGTGGCCTGCTTCAGCGCCATCGTCGCCGGACACCGTACGGCCGCCTGGACCGCGCTCGGCCTGCTCTGGGTGGGGCATGTGCTGGTGGCCCACTGGCTCTACCAGTGGCTGCCGCCGTCCGGGGACGCGGCCGCCTCCTGGGGGTCGCAGGGCGTGGTCGCGGCGTGGGCCGTCGCGATCGTGGCGGTGGCGGAACTGGCCCGGACCCGGCGGGAGCAGCGGGCGCGGGAGCGGGCCGAGCGGGCGCAGGCGGCGCGGCGGCGGGCCGACGAGGAGCGGCTGCGGATCGCCCGCGAACTGCACGACGTCCTCGCCCACAGCATCTCCGTGATCAATGTGCAGGCCGGCGTCGGCCTCGCCCTCCTGGACAGTGATCCCGAACAGACCCGCACCGCGCTCACCACCATCAAGGCCGCCAGCAAGGAGGCGCTCGGCGAGGTCCGCCAGGTCCTCGACACCCTGCGCACGCCCGGAGACGCGCCCCGCGCCCCCGCCCCCGGGCTCGGCCGGCTGCCCGAGCTGGTGGAGCAGGCCGCGCGCACCGGCCTGACCGTGGCGGTCGAGGGCACGACGCCCGAGCTGCCGCCCGGCATGGACCTCGCCGCGTTCCGCATCGTCCAGGAAGCCCTCACCAACGTCGTACGGCACTCGGGATCGCGGCACGCGCGCGTGCGCCTCGATTCGGGGGACGGTACGGCGCTACGGCTGTGTGTCGACGACGACGGTCCCGCGACCGGCGCCGAGGCGGGCGGCAGCGGCAACGGGCTGGCCGGAATGCGGGAGCGGGCCGCCGCGCTGGGTGGCACGATCGAGGCGGGACCGCGGCCCGACGGGGGCTTCCGGGTGCTCGCCGTACTGCCGTTGCAGGTCAACGCCAAGGAGGACGACCGGTGATCCGCGTACTGCTCGCCGACGACCAGTCACTGGTACGGGCCGGATTCCGCGCGCTGCTCGACGCGCAGCCGGACATCGAGGTGGCCGGGGAGGCGTCCGACGGTGAGGAGGCGCTGCGGATGGTGCGCGAACTCCGCCCCGACGTCGTCCTGATGGACATCCGCATGCCGGTGCTCGACGGGCTCGCCGCGACCCGTGGGATCACGGGTGACGGCGAGCTGGGGGACGTGAAGGTGGTCATGCTGACGACCTTCGAGCTCGACGAGTACGTCTTCGAGGCGATCCGGTCGGGCGCCTCCGGGTTTCTGGTCAAGGACACCGAGCCGGAGGAACTCCTGCGCGCCGTACGGGCGGTGGTCGAGGGCGACGCGCTGCTGTCGCCGGGTGTGACGCGCCGGCTGATCGCCGAGTTCGCGGCCCGCTCCAAGGAACCCGCGGCCGAGGGCGCCCTCGCGGGGCTCACGGAACGGGAGCGTGAGGTGATGGCCCTGGTCGGCATCGGGCTGTCCAACGAGGAGATCGCCCGGCGCCTGGTGGTCAGCCCGCTCACCGCGAAGACCCATGTGAGCCGGACGATGGTGAAGCTGGGCGCCCGCGACCGGGCCCAACTCGTGGTGCTGGCCTACGAGTCGGGGTTGGTGCGGCCGGGCTGGCTGGGCTGAGAGGTGTCCCGGCGGAAGCGGAGCAGCACGCTGATGACCCGGGCCGCGAACAGCACGGGGGCGATCCCGAGTCCGAGGTGGATCAGCACCTTCTCCAACATCTCCGGCAGCTCGAAGAGCAACGCCGGCCCCGCGACCGCCCCGAACACGACGGCCGCCGCGAACACCGCGCTGAACAGGGCGTAACCGATCTCGACCGTGATCGCGTCGCGCCTGGCCTTGTCCGGCCGTCCCCCGTATGTGGTCATACGACGAGTCTCACAGCCGTGTGCCCGGCAGAGCAAGCAGGCTCCGCCGGGCACTCCGAAGGACACGGCCGACGCCTGTCCGCCGGACAGGTCCTAGTCGCGTACGACGACGCGCTCCGCCTCTTCCTGGGAGGTGGACTTGGCGACCACCACGGACGGCTGCCGCGGGCGACGGACGCGCAGACCCGTGAGGGAGATCAGCAGGCCCGCGACCGCGATGCCGGTGACGACGACCAGGCCGGGCAGATAGCCGTCGAGGACGGCCTGCTTCGAGGCGGCGGGGTCCTTCGGGGCGTTGGCGGTCATGACCGCTGCGACCACGGCCAGGAACAGCGCGCCGCCCACCTGCACCGAGGTGTTGAGCAGACCCGACACCATGCCCTGCTCGTGTTCGCCGACCCCGTTGGTGGCCTGGACGTTGAGGGAGGGGAAGGTCAGCGCGAAGGCTGCGCCGACGAGGAGCATGGTCGGCAGGATCACCGCGGCGTAGGCGGGGTCGAGATCGATGCGCAGGAAGAGCAGATAGCCGACGACCATCAGCGCGAAGCCGAGCACGATCAGCCGCGGGGTGCCGACACGGTCGATGACGGTGCCCACCTTCGTCGCGGAGAGCGCCACGAGCGCGCCCGCCGGCAGGAAGGCCAGGGCGGTGTGCAGCGCCGACCAGCCGAGCAGTTGCTGCATGTACAGCGTGACCAGGAACTGGAAGCCGATATAGCTGCCGAGGAACGTCAACGCGCCGAGCTGGGCGCGGACTTGAGGGCCGGAGCGCAGCACGCCGAGCCGGATCAGCGGGCTCGGGCTGCGCCGTTCGACGGCCACGAAGGCGGTGAGGAGGGCGGCAACCGTGAGGAAGGAAAGGATGGTTCGGGCGGAGCCCCAGCCGATTTCGGCCGCCTCTACGACGGTGAAGACCAGCAGCAGCATCGAGGCGGTGCCGAGAACGGCGCCCGGGATGTCGTAGCCACCCCTGTCCTTCTCGCGTGCGGTGCGCGGCAGCAGCTTCATGCCGACGACGAGGGCGATGAGCGCGACGGGGGCGGGCAGCAGCATCGTGTACCGCCAACTGGCCTCCGTCAGCAGGCCGGAGAAGACGAGGCCCATCGAGTAACCGGTGGCGCCGCAGGTGGTGTAGATCGACAGGGCGCGGTTGCGCAGCGGGCCCTCGGCGAAGGTCGTGGTGATGATGGACAGGCCGGCGGGCGCGGTGAACGCGGCGCTCAGGCCCTTGACGAAACGGCTGGCGATCAGCAGCGGCCCGGAGTCGACGAGTCCGCCGAGCAGCGAGGCGAGGGCGAAGACGGCGAGGGCGACCAGGAAGACCTGGCGGCGGCCCAACAGGTCGGCGGCGCGTCCACCGAGCAGCAGCAGCCCGCCGTAACCCAGGATGTAGCCGCTGACGATCCATTGCAGGGTCGAGGTGGACAGGCCGAGGTCGGCGCCGATGGACGGGAGGGCGACGCCGACCATCGACACGTCCAGCGCGTCCAGGAACATCGCGGCGCAGAGCACCAGCAGGGTGCCCCACAGCCGGGGGGTCCAACGCCCTTCGGGCGCGGGGGTGGTGAGCGGAGAGGTCATGCCGGAGACACTACATGCGCATGCATTGAATGCAAGGGCATTTAATTACGATGCAATAATTCATCGTCTCTGCTACGGTGCGCCCATGGCGGCGAAGAAGGCCGAGCAGGCGCTCGCGGAGCAGTGGCGGGACATCCTGGCGCTGCATGCGCGCACCCAGTGCGAGCTCGACCGCGCACTCCATCAACACGGCCTGTGCGCCAGCGACTTCGAGGTCCTCGACGTGCTCGCCGACGGGCGTGCGAAGGACGATGCCTGCTTCTACCGCGTCCAGGAGATCTCCGACCGGGTCCATCTCAGCCAGAGCGCGCTGTCGCGGCTGATCGCCCGCCTGGAGAAGGACGGACTCGTCGAGCGGGGCATGTGCCCCGAGGACCGGCGCGGTGTCCGGGTGGGCCTCACGGACAAGGGGCG
This DNA window, taken from Streptomyces sp. NBC_00663, encodes the following:
- a CDS encoding geranylgeranyl reductase family protein codes for the protein MTSENSSADDARQVWDVVVVGAGPAGASAAYAAAVAGRRVLLLEKAELPRYKTCGGGIIGPSRDSLPPGFELPFRDRVHAVTFSHNGRFTRTRRSKQMLFGLINRPEFDQQLVEHAQKAGAELRTGATVQRVEQHGSAVPDRRTVAVVLQGGETLLAHAVVGADGSASRIGAHVGVKLDQVDLGLEAEIPVPDTVAEDWRGRVLIDWGPMPGSYGWVFPKGDTLTVGVISARGEGAATKRYLEDFIARLGLAGFEPSISSGHLTRCRADDSPLSRGRVLVCGDAAGLLEPWTREGISFALRSGRLAGEWAVRIAEAHDAVDTRRQALNYAFAIKAGLGVEMSVGRRLLLAFERRPGLFHAALTGLRPAWRAFMEITRGSTSLGEMVRGRPMAQRALAALDRRIGLAAPTAAPADGEAGS
- a CDS encoding nitroreductase family deazaflavin-dependent oxidoreductase, which produces MSESTHVKKPGWFTVNVFNRLVAWLTRRGLSVWGSRVLAVRGRKSGEWRTTPVNLLTVDGQQYLLAPRGHVQWTHNMRAAGGGELHLGKNVDVFTAVEVADDDKVPLLRAYLKRWKAEVGVFFDGVGPDSPDADMRRIAPDHPVFRITITS
- a CDS encoding TetR/AcrR family transcriptional regulator; translated protein: MSPADDSTPRGARARARIEVTAAIKDEARRQLAVDGAAKLSLRAVARELGMVSSALYRYFPSRDDLLTALIIDAYNSLGESAEAAHHKTAGAAPAQRWVTVCEAVRGWALGNPHEYALIYGSPVPGYSAPQATVPAASRVGLLLIAITREAYQGRGLAKPRLPAELRPEAERMTADLAPDLPPETVTALVAAWAQLYGLIGFELFGQFNRVVEDRATFFRHAVGELAHGVGLVYAA
- a CDS encoding sensor histidine kinase; translation: MDEQRVRGGGPPLWWRHGPPWWNRWGDEGGASRWPWPSTVLITAFVLGGSRFAAQEQMGDRAPLDTFARVLLVLAAGLLLWRHRYPVVVVFGTAAATMLYLGAGYPYGPVFVAVAVACFSAIVAGHRTAAWTALGLLWVGHVLVAHWLYQWLPPSGDAAASWGSQGVVAAWAVAIVAVAELARTRREQRARERAERAQAARRRADEERLRIARELHDVLAHSISVINVQAGVGLALLDSDPEQTRTALTTIKAASKEALGEVRQVLDTLRTPGDAPRAPAPGLGRLPELVEQAARTGLTVAVEGTTPELPPGMDLAAFRIVQEALTNVVRHSGSRHARVRLDSGDGTALRLCVDDDGPATGAEAGGSGNGLAGMRERAAALGGTIEAGPRPDGGFRVLAVLPLQVNAKEDDR
- a CDS encoding response regulator transcription factor, translating into MIRVLLADDQSLVRAGFRALLDAQPDIEVAGEASDGEEALRMVRELRPDVVLMDIRMPVLDGLAATRGITGDGELGDVKVVMLTTFELDEYVFEAIRSGASGFLVKDTEPEELLRAVRAVVEGDALLSPGVTRRLIAEFAARSKEPAAEGALAGLTEREREVMALVGIGLSNEEIARRLVVSPLTAKTHVSRTMVKLGARDRAQLVVLAYESGLVRPGWLG
- a CDS encoding DUF6332 family protein, which encodes MTTYGGRPDKARRDAITVEIGYALFSAVFAAAVVFGAVAGPALLFELPEMLEKVLIHLGLGIAPVLFAARVISVLLRFRRDTSQPSQPGRTNPDS
- a CDS encoding MFS transporter; the encoded protein is MTSPLTTPAPEGRWTPRLWGTLLVLCAAMFLDALDVSMVGVALPSIGADLGLSTSTLQWIVSGYILGYGGLLLLGGRAADLLGRRQVFLVALAVFALASLLGGLVDSGPLLIASRFVKGLSAAFTAPAGLSIITTTFAEGPLRNRALSIYTTCGATGYSMGLVFSGLLTEASWRYTMLLPAPVALIALVVGMKLLPRTAREKDRGGYDIPGAVLGTASMLLLVFTVVEAAEIGWGSARTILSFLTVAALLTAFVAVERRSPSPLIRLGVLRSGPQVRAQLGALTFLGSYIGFQFLVTLYMQQLLGWSALHTALAFLPAGALVALSATKVGTVIDRVGTPRLIVLGFALMVVGYLLFLRIDLDPAYAAVILPTMLLVGAAFALTFPSLNVQATNGVGEHEQGMVSGLLNTSVQVGGALFLAVVAAVMTANAPKDPAASKQAVLDGYLPGLVVVTGIAVAGLLISLTGLRVRRPRQPSVVVAKSTSQEEAERVVVRD
- a CDS encoding MarR family winged helix-turn-helix transcriptional regulator, which translates into the protein MAAKKAEQALAEQWRDILALHARTQCELDRALHQHGLCASDFEVLDVLADGRAKDDACFYRVQEISDRVHLSQSALSRLIARLEKDGLVERGMCPEDRRGVRVGLTDKGRTLHGEVLPVQRAVLTRMLNAG